One genomic segment of Pandoraea sputorum includes these proteins:
- a CDS encoding FAD assembly factor SdhE: MPDTNHQSDPVKRARLRWRARRGLLENDLILERFFAKYEASLTDEDVGALTKLLDLSDNDLMDLLLARKEPEADLDGPDVQRLLALLRAV; the protein is encoded by the coding sequence ATGCCGGATACCAATCACCAGTCCGATCCGGTAAAACGTGCCCGCCTGCGCTGGCGGGCACGCCGCGGTTTGCTGGAAAACGACCTCATTCTCGAACGATTCTTCGCCAAGTACGAGGCTTCGCTGACTGACGAGGATGTGGGCGCCCTCACAAAGCTGCTCGATTTGAGCGACAACGATTTGATGGATCTGCTGCTAGCGCGTAAAGAGCCCGAGGCGGATCTGGACGGGCCGGACGTGCAGCGCCTGCTGGCGCTTTTGCGTGCCGTGTAG
- a CDS encoding succinate dehydrogenase iron-sulfur subunit, producing MMKRIFEVYRYDPDKDAAPYMQTYEVELDGHERMLLDALVKLKKIDEGIAFRRSCREGVCGSDAMNINGKNGLACLTNMNDLPNKIVLKPLPGLPVIRDLIVDMTHFFNQYHSIKPYLINPEPAPEKERLQSPEQRDELDGLYECILCASCSTSCPSFWWNPDKFVGPAGLLQAYRFIADSRDTATSERLDNLEDPYRLFRCHTIMNCVDVCPKGLNPTKAIGKIKELMVRRAV from the coding sequence ATCATGAAACGCATTTTTGAAGTCTACCGCTACGATCCGGACAAGGATGCCGCACCGTACATGCAGACCTACGAGGTTGAACTCGACGGTCACGAGCGCATGCTGCTCGACGCACTGGTGAAGCTCAAGAAGATCGACGAAGGCATCGCTTTCCGCCGCTCGTGCCGCGAAGGCGTGTGCGGTTCGGACGCCATGAACATCAACGGCAAGAATGGTCTGGCCTGCCTGACCAACATGAACGATCTGCCGAACAAGATCGTGCTCAAGCCGTTGCCGGGTCTGCCGGTCATTCGCGACCTGATCGTCGACATGACGCACTTCTTCAACCAGTACCACTCGATCAAGCCGTACCTGATCAACCCCGAGCCGGCACCGGAGAAGGAGCGTCTGCAGTCGCCCGAACAGCGTGATGAGCTCGATGGTCTGTACGAGTGTATTCTGTGCGCATCGTGCTCGACCTCGTGCCCGAGCTTCTGGTGGAACCCGGACAAGTTCGTCGGCCCGGCCGGTCTGCTCCAGGCTTACCGCTTCATCGCGGACAGCCGCGACACGGCGACCAGCGAGCGTCTGGACAATCTGGAAGATCCGTATCGCCTGTTCCGCTGCCACACGATCATGAACTGCGTGGATGTGTGCCCGAAGGGTCTGAACCCGACGAAGGCCATCGGCAAGATCAAGGAGCTGATGGTGCGTCGCGCCGTCTGA